Genomic DNA from Salinibacterium sp. NK8237:
CATGACGACTGCCGGATTCGGCGTTGACGGCAAGGACACAGCCGCGTTTACTGAGTTCATCGTCAACGAGGATGAAGCTAAGGGAACGATCATGGAAGCAGCAGGACTGACCGGATGACTTTCGACACCGCTCCGGAGGTAGAGGAGTCGGTGGGCAAGCCCGAAAACAGCTACGACCTCGCCAGTGGCGTGGTCGTAGTTGTTTTCGGCTCGGCCATCCTTCTCGCCGTTCGCGATTACCCCACACTGCCGAGCGGAGAGCTCGGCCCCTCGCTCTTCCCCGGCATTATTGGCGGGCTCATGATTCTCATGGGCGTGCTGCTTCTGGGGCGGTGGTTCAAAGCCCGCAAGACGGTTCGACCGGCGAAAGAAAAGGGCGAAGCTGTCGTCTGGAGCAGGTGGATCAATGCCGGGCTCATCATCGGTGCGGTCATCTTCTATCTTCTCGCCGTCGACTTCCTCGGTTTTCTCACGACCGTCAGTGTGATGACG
This window encodes:
- a CDS encoding tripartite tricarboxylate transporter TctB family protein → MTFDTAPEVEESVGKPENSYDLASGVVVVVFGSAILLAVRDYPTLPSGELGPSLFPGIIGGLMILMGVLLLGRWFKARKTVRPAKEKGEAVVWSRWINAGLIIGAVIFYLLAVDFLGFLTTVSVMTVGLIFRLGTKWWVAITAGVLTTLVVWLIFNKVLLVPLPLGFWG